A genomic stretch from Rhodopirellula bahusiensis includes:
- a CDS encoding DUF6714 family protein, translated as MPNDRCFRINEFDVDELRSQERGEHLIDGFSNWVRKYAARVDEVVMQIEEAFANTTLGNGIGLFEAKGLDDYASHEERKQIRETDEKIDWRRIPSDHLARCHSSPSFFDAEGFVFHLPAFLIAELNDKHPYGFIDRLYRTQEHPQGWRQCLTADQRRALIAMLELIREHPNYMHETAEIDSCLEDLNDAQSLQ; from the coding sequence ATGCCAAATGACCGTTGCTTTCGCATCAACGAGTTTGATGTCGACGAATTGCGTTCGCAGGAACGTGGAGAGCATTTGATCGATGGATTTTCGAACTGGGTTCGGAAATATGCAGCACGTGTTGACGAAGTGGTCATGCAAATCGAAGAAGCGTTCGCTAACACGACGCTTGGAAACGGAATTGGACTTTTCGAGGCGAAGGGATTGGACGATTACGCCAGTCATGAAGAACGGAAGCAAATCCGCGAGACCGATGAAAAGATCGACTGGCGACGCATCCCTTCCGACCATCTGGCTCGTTGTCATAGCTCCCCTTCGTTCTTCGATGCGGAGGGCTTCGTCTTCCACCTTCCCGCGTTCTTGATCGCCGAGCTAAACGACAAGCACCCCTACGGCTTCATCGACCGTCTCTATCGCACCCAAGAACATCCGCAAGGTTGGAGGCAATGCCTGACCGCCGACCAGCGTCGGGCGCTGATCGCGATGTTGGAGCTGATTCGCGAGCATCCAAATTACATGCACGAAACCGCCGAGATCGATTCCTGTCTGGAAGACTTGAATGATGCACAGTCGTTACAATAG